TCTGACCGGGCAGGAGTGGGTCCGCGACTACCTCGTCCCGCTCGCCGCCGCACTCGGTGACGCCGTGCAGTTCGGCACCGAGGTCATCGGCGTCGCCCGCCGCGGCCGCGACCTCGTCGTCGACTCCGGCCGCGACACCGAACCGCTGTCCGTGCACATCCGCCGCGCCGACGGCACCGAGGAACGTGTGCTTGCGCAGGCGGTCATCGACGCCTCCGGCACCTGGGGCACCCCGAACCCGCTCGGCGGCGAAGGACTACCCGCGCTCGGCGAGAAGGCCGCGGCCGACGTCATCTCCTACCGCGTCCCGGACCTCGACGACCGGGAAGTGCGCGCGCAGTACGCGGGCAAGCACACCGCGATCGCCGGCGGCGGCCACTCGGCACTGAACGCCATCGTTGCCCTCGCCGCGCTCGAGAAGGAAGCACCCGGCACCCGGATCACCTGGATCCTGCGCCGCGGCGACGTCGCCTCCACATTCGGTGGCGGCGAATCCGACCAGCTGCCCGCCCGCGGCGCCCTGGGCCTGAAGGCGAAGAAGGCCGTCGACGACGGCCTGCTGAACGTCGTCACCGGGTTCCGCACCGCCGCAGTCGAACCCGCCGATCAGGACCGGGTTGCCCTGACCTCCGACAACGGTCAGCGGGTCGACGGTGTCGACCGTGTCGTGGTGCTCACCGGTTTCCGGCCCGAGCTGTCCTGGCTGTCGGAGATCCGCCTCGGCCTCGATCCGGTCCTGCAGGCCCCGATCGAGCTGGCCCCGCTGATCGACCCGAACGTGCACTCCTGCGGCACCGTCTACCCGCACGGCGCCGAGGAACTCAGCCACCCCGAACCCGGCTTCTACCTGGCCGGAATGAAGAGCTACGGCCGCGCACCGACGTTCCTGGCCATGACCGGGTACGAGCAGGTCCGCAGCATCGCCGCCGCGATCGCCGGTGACCACGAGGCCGCCGCCCGCGTCGAGCTGATCCTCCCCGAAACCGGGGTCTGCGGCGGCGCAGGGGTATTCGACGAGCCCGACGCCGACGCCTCGGAAGGCGGCTGCTGCGGCGCGCCGCAGCCAGAGTTGGTGACCCTGACCGCACCCGGCGGGTCACGATAGCCCGATGACGGACACCAAGGCCCCGCCGCAGACCGACACCCTTCCCGCGGCTGGTCTGCGGCGGGTCTTGGCGATCCTGTGCCTGACGGAGATCACCAGCTGGGGCATCCTCTACTACGCCTTCCCCGTGCTGTCGGTGTCCATCGCGGACGACACCGGCTGGTCCCTACAGACGATCATGGCCGCGTTCTCGATCGGCCAGCTCGCCGCCGCATTCACCGGCATCCCCGTCGGCCGCATCATCGACCGCATCGGCCCGCGCGCCATCATGACCGCCGGCTCCGTACTCGCCGTGCCCGCACTGCTCCTCATCGCGACCGCACACAACCTGCCGACGTTCTACGCCGGCTGGAT
The sequence above is drawn from the Gordonia rubripertincta genome and encodes:
- a CDS encoding NAD(P)-binding domain-containing protein is translated as MNDLPVVVIGAGPIGLAASAELRERQLTPLVFERGPRAGAAVAEWNHVRLFSRWAEVIDPAARRLLDQTGWNAPDDEAYLTGQEWVRDYLVPLAAALGDAVQFGTEVIGVARRGRDLVVDSGRDTEPLSVHIRRADGTEERVLAQAVIDASGTWGTPNPLGGEGLPALGEKAAADVISYRVPDLDDREVRAQYAGKHTAIAGGGHSALNAIVALAALEKEAPGTRITWILRRGDVASTFGGGESDQLPARGALGLKAKKAVDDGLLNVVTGFRTAAVEPADQDRVALTSDNGQRVDGVDRVVVLTGFRPELSWLSEIRLGLDPVLQAPIELAPLIDPNVHSCGTVYPHGAEELSHPEPGFYLAGMKSYGRAPTFLAMTGYEQVRSIAAAIAGDHEAAARVELILPETGVCGGAGVFDEPDADASEGGCCGAPQPELVTLTAPGGSR